CCTCTACTACGGGGATCTGAGCCATCAAGTCCGTGCGATCCAGAATGCACTGGGCGCGGCCGTCGGCCCGCGTCGCTCTCCTTGAACGTGAGCGGATGTGTTATCCCGGGTTCGAGCTATGGCGCAGCCGAATAGAGAGATCTGCCTATCCGATCGGCTCAGCTCGTGACCGGATACGACACGGGGAGTTCGTAGGGTCCTTCTGAGAAGGAGGGCATCGGATGGAGTTCCCCGCCACGTTGGTCGAGTTCATGGAGCAATTCCCTGACGAGGACGCATGCCGAGCGTACTTGGAGGAAATGCGTTGGCCGAATGGATTCGTGTGCCCGCGCTGCGAGGGCACGGACTTCTCGTCCATCACGAGTCGAAGGCTTCGGCAGTGCACGACGTGCCGCTACCAGGTCTCGGTTACGGCGGGGACCGCGTTCCACGCTACGCAGACCTCCTTGCGGAAGTGGTTCTTGGCGATCTTCTTCCTCGCTCGGCACAAGCAAGGAATCTCGGCGCTGCAGCTCCAACGCGATCTCGGCCTCGGCAGTTACCAGACCGCATGGACGATGCTCCACAAGCTTCGGTCCGGGCTGGGACGCCGCACGGGGGAACTCCTCAAAGGCGCTGTCGAGACCGATGAGACCTTTGTGGGGGGATCTCGCTCCGGTGGGAAGCGCGGGAGAGGAGCCCCCAACAAATCGATCGTCGTCGTGATGGTCGAGCAACTCGAACACTCGGCGGGATCCGCCGTGCTGGAAACCATCCCCGACGCGTCCTGGAAGAGCCTCGGTCCCGCGGTACGCGGAGCCATCGAAGAAGCCAAGACGACCGTGATGACCGATGACTGGAGCGGCTACTGGCCGCTTGCCGCGGCAGGGGTCGATCATGAGGCCACGACCCTGGGTTCGCCAGAAGCCGCCGGTGAAGTCCTGCCCTGGGCCCACACGATCATCTCGAATCTCAAGGCCTGGTTGGTCGGAACTTTTCACGGCGTCAGCCACAAGCACCTCGACGGGTACCTCAGGGAGTTCACCTACCGCCTCAACCGACGCTGGACCGAAGACAAGCTCTTCTACTACCTGACCCGCCGCGCCGTCGAGGGCAGTCCGCTTCCCTATCACCGACTCACAGCTGAGCCGATCGGATAGGCAGACAAGTCAATTGTAAACCCCGTCCCCGCTGTTGACTTATTCGGCGAGGGCTCGTTTCAGGACTTTGCCCGTCGGGTTCCTGGGGAGCGCGTCGAGGAAGACGATGTCCCGGGGCACCTTGTACCGGGCCAGATGGGTCTTCACGTAGCCCTTGAGGGCGGCCTCATCCGCCTTGGCGCCCTCGCGGAGAACGACGAAGCCCTTCAATCGCTGGCCGAACTCGTCGTCGGGGACGCCCAGCACCGCCGCTTCGACCACATCTTCATGGTCTGCGAGCAGGTCCTCGACCTCGCGGGGGAAGACGTTCTCGCCGCCGGAGATGATCATGTCATCGTCCCGGCCGTCGACGAAGAGCAGCCCGTTCTCATCGAAATGGCCGACGTCTCCGCTCGACATCAAGCCGTCGATGATCTCCTTGTTGCCGCCGCCCGTGTATCCGTCGAACTGGTTGTCGTTGCCGACGAAGATGCGCCCCGTCTCGCCCTGGGGAACGTCCCGCCCTTCGCTGTCGAGGATGCGGATGGTGACGCCACGGGGCGGACGACCCGCGGTGCCCGGGGCAGAGCGAAGCTCATCGGGCATGGCGATCGAGGCCTGGGCCACCTCGGTCGAGCCGTAGAGGTTGTAGATGTTGTCGCCGAAGGTGTTCATCCAGCGCAGGGCCAATTCACCGGGTAGGGCGGAGCCGCTTGCACATACCGCCTCGAGCGATGACGTGTCGTAGCGGCCGATCACGTCATCTCCCAACGCCAGGATGCGCTGCATCATCACGGGTACGACGGCAAGGATCTGGGGTCGATGTTCCTGGATCGCAGCCAGGGTGTCTTCGGGGTCGAAGCGCCGCCGCAGGACGGCGGTACAGCCGAGCTGGGAGGCGAGCAACAGGTGCATGCCCCCCCAGGAGTGGAACGTAGGCGCCACGATCAGATTGCGGGTTCCGGTCCGCAGGGGCATGCGTCCGAAGAGCCCGACCAGGCTGTCGACGCCCTGGCGCTTCATCTTGCGCTGGGCGCCCTTCGGGGTGCCGGTCGTCCCCGAAGTGAGAATGGTCGTCCGCCCGGGCTCCGACGGCGGGTCGATGGGCCCGGTGTCGTGGGCGTCGGCAAGGTGTTGGATCGTCTTGTCGGAAACGTCGGGCGAATCCTTCCAGGTGAGGAAGCCCACGTGGTCGGCGGCGCCTCCCTCTACGATGCCGCGGAACTCTTCGTCGTAGAGGAGGACCCGGGTGCCTTCACGGGCGCATACCTCTTTCAACTGGGGAGAGGCGAAGCCCGTGTTCAGCAGCAGTGTGTTGGCGCCGAGCTTGTCCAATGCGATCTGGGCCTGGACGAAACCCCGGTGGTTGCGCGCGAAGAGCCCCACGCCATCGCCGGGCCCCACGCCGGCCGCCCGCAGCCCTCTCGCGATGGCATTCGTCGATTCGTCGAGCTCCTTGAACGTCATCGTTCCGGCTTCGTCGATCACCGCTGGCAGGTCGGGGTGGCGGGCTGCCGCGGCTGAGAAGCCGGCTGCCGTGGTGCTGCCGAACTTGCGCGCCGCGGGAAGCAGGCTTCCCAGGAAGCGCGGGCTCAAGAAGCCGCTGTCGCCCAGGACCTGGAAGGTCTCCAGGGTTCGGAGTAGGGGACCGCCTCGTCCAGTGCCTCGTAGACTCATACCGGGATTGTAACGGCAGTCTGGGCAGTCCCGCCGGGGTTGTGGCAGGATGCCTGCAATAAGCTGGTTAGGAGACGGAATGCTCGACCTCGTCATCAAGGGCGCCACCATCGTGGATGGCACCGGCGCCCCCAAGGAGACCGGAGATCTGGGAATCCAGGACGGCCTGATCGTCGCCCGGGGGCAGGTCACTGAGGCTGCCCACGAGACTGTGCAGGCCGACGGAGCCCTGGCCGCGCCCGGGTGGGTGGATGTCCATACCCACTACGACGGGCAGGTCACCTGGGACGATCAGATGGATCCTTCCGCCTCCCACGGCGTGACGACCGTGGTGATGGGCAACTGCGGTGTCGGCTTCGCCCCGGTCGCACCCGGCGGAGAGGACGAACTGATCGAGCTGATGGAGGGCGTCGAAGACATCCCCGGGACGGCACTTCACGAAGGCATGCCCTGGGGCGCGTGGGAGACCTTCCCCGAGTACCTCGATTTCCTGGCCAGCCGCGAGTATGCCATCGACGTCGGTGCCCAATTGGCACATGGCTCGCTTCGCAACTACGTGATGGGCCAACGCGGCCGGGACAATGAAGATCCCACCGCCGACGATCTGAAGCGCATGGTGGACATGGTCGAGGAAGCCATGCGGGCTGGCGCCCTGGGCTTTTCGACGTCGCGCACCATCGGTCACCGCTCGATGGCGGGTGTCCCCGTGCCTGGCACGTTCGCCGAGACAGAAGAGCTGCTGGCCTTTGCCGAGGCCATGAAGCGCGTCGGTTCCGGGGTGTTCGAGTTGATCCCCGCAAGCACGATCGGAAAGCTCGATACGCTAGGTGGCGAGAAGTTCTCTCTCGAGCAGGAGTTCGAGCTGATCAAGAAGATCGGACGCGCCTCGGAGCGCCCCGTGACGTTTACGACCGTGCAGATCATGGATTTTCCGGACACCTGGGAATCCTATTTGAAGCAGAGCGCGGAGGAGAACGCGAAGGGTTCGAACTTGAGGCCCCAGGTGGCTTCCCGGCCGATCGGCTTCGTCACGAGCCTGCAGACCTACCATATGTTCCAGCGCCGGGAGACCTACCTGAAGCTCGCCGATCTTCCCCTCGCCGAGCGCGTTCGCGAAATGAAGAAGCCCGAGGTGAAGGCCGCGATCCTCGCCGACGCGGATGTTCCGGTCGGGGATCCGGGCGCCATGGCGAATATCCACCTGCTTCTCCAGCAGGTGGCGTCGTTCCTCTTTCCGCTCACGATCCCGATGGACTACGAGCCCGACCCCAGCAAGATGTTAGGTGGCGCCGCCGCCGCCGCGGGCCAGGCCATCGACGAGTTCCTCTACGACTTCCTGCTCGAAGAGGGCGGGAACCGCTTTGCCATCCTTCTCGGGTCGAACTACCTGGCGTTCAACCACGATGCCATCCGCAAGATGTTGACGGATCCGAACACGGTGGTGGGCCTCTCCGACGCGGGTGCTCACGTGAACTTGATCTTCGACGCGGTCGCGCCCACCTACCAGCTGGTCCATTGGGCGAGGGATCGGGCGCGAGGAGAGAGTTTGCCTCTCGAATTCGTCGTAGAGAAGCAGACACGAAACAATGCCGAGCTCTACGGCCTGAAGGATCGGGGCAGCCTCGAGATCGGCAAGCGAGCCGACATCAACCTGATCGACTTCGAAAACCTCAGCCTCGGCGAACTCGAGGTGCGCAGCGACCTGCCCGCTGGCGGCCAGCGCATCCTGCAGCCCGCGACGGGCTACCTCGCGACCTTCGTGAAGGGCGTGAAGACGCGAGAGAACGACAGCGATACCGGTGCACGCCCGGGTCGGCTGGTGCGTGCACAGGCGTGAATCCACCAGACGCGTTTCAAGCGCCGGATCCGACGAGAAGCAGGCCGCCCCCGAAGAGTGCGAACGTCACGAGGAAGATGACGAAGCAGTAGCCCATGATCGCCTGGGAGCGCAGGCCCGCAATGGCGAGCAGGGGAAGGGTCCAGAACGGTTGGATCAGATTCGTCCACTGGTCCCCGTAGGCGACGCCCATCACCACGACCGGAGCCTCCACGCCTAGCTTCTGGGCGGCTTCGATGAAGATGGGTCCCTGCACGGCCCACTGCCCACCTCCGGACGGCACGAAGAAATTGAGCGCGCCGCCGGAGACGAAGGCCCAGAAACCGAGCGTTTCCGGTGATGCGAGGGCGACGAAGCCATCCGAGAAGAGGTGAACGAGAGAAGTTCCCGTCATCAAGGCCATGATGCCGGCGTAGAAGGGATATTGAAGGATGATCGGCCCCAGGGTTCGGCTGGCGCTCTGGACCAGCGCCACGTAGTGGATCGGAGAACGCGCGAGGACGAGTCCGAGCCCCAGGAAGGACCAGTTCACCACGTCGAGGGTCAGCTCGAGGCCTCGGCTGCGGAACCAGGTGAACAAGTAGGCAAGTAGAAGCGCTCCCATGCCTGACGAAATCCAACGGGCGTTCTCGAGCCGGCGCCCCAGGGTCGAGCGGTCGGGCTCGGCAGGTTCGGGGGCGGTCGGTGAGCCGACCCACTCGAGGGGTTTCGTTTCCCGCGGTGCAAGGCCGGCACAAACGTTTGCCACCACCGCGACCGTGATGGCTGCGAGTGCCAGGTTCCACGGCGCGAAGATCGTCTCCGTGACCGGAATGACGCCGGCCATGCTCTCCAGGGCGTGGCCCGGTGTGGCGACGAAGAGTGCCGCCGAGCTGGAGTAGCCCATATGCCAGACCACGAATCCGCCGTAGGCGCTCGCGACCAGCAACGGGAAGTGGAGCCGCAGACCACGGGCACGTCCGGCCCGGGCCACGCCGAGGGCGATCAGGGCGCCGACGACCAGGCCCAATGACCATGCGATCAAGCTGCCCACGCCCGCGACGATCGCGACCCAGGCGTAGGCCTGGCGTTCGGTCCGCGGCCAACGAGCCATCCGGTCGAGGGCGGTGCGAACGAGATCCGTATGCGCCAGGGAGTGTGCACAGAGCAGGGTCAAGGCGATCTGGGTGATGAAGGGCAGCAAGCCCTTCAGTCCGTTCCCCCAGATTTCGAGCGCCTCCAGGCTCGACGTCTCGGTAAGGCCGATCGCCAGAGCGAACGTCACCCCTGTCAGCAAGATCGCGAAGACGAACGAATCCGGGTAGAAGCGCTCCACGAAGGCTACGAAGGGACGCGCCATGGAATCGGGAGACAGTCGCACGCAGGCGAGTCTACCTGGCTCCCTCTTCAGCCGGCCACGCTACCTTCGGAAGCGGTGAGGGTTGTCTGCGATCGTTTCGTGAAGGCCGGGTTGGCGCGGCTCCTGCTCGTGGCGTTCGGGTTGTCGGGGTGTCTTTCCCCAGCGCAACCGCCCGCCCCGAGCCGCTGCGAACCGGCCTTCCCCTTTCGGCAGGGCTGGCTCGGCGGCGATGCCGCGTTCTCGGTTCCCCTGGGTGGGCATCGAAGCCTCTGGCTGTTTGGCGACACGTTCGTCGGTGAGCCAGGTCAAGCGAGTCGCCGGGGTGCCCGCTTCATCCACAACTCGATCGCGCTTTCCGAATGCGACAGCGAAGGCCAATGGTCCATCGACTATCGTTGGGGCACGGGGCCCGACGGAGCGACCGCATTCTTCGATCGCGGAGAAGCCGGGAAATGGTGGTGGCTCTTCGACGGCTTCTCGTACGGGGGGCATCTCTATGTAGGCCTTCTCGAAGCCGAGGCAACGCTGCCCCGTGGCCCATTGGCCATGCCCTTTGGTTTCACTGGCGTCGAGCTCGCGCGCATCTCCAACCCCGAGGAGGATCCCTCGGTCTGGCAATTCGAGCGGTTGCGCTTGAGTCGCAGCCCGTTGGCGTTGCCGGCCAGCGCGATGGTCGCCCACGGGGCCCACGTCTACTTCTTCACCTTCCTGGATCGGCAGGCGCGCTCGTATCCACGCATTCTCGTCCGCTTGCCCCTGGCCAGCCTCGATTCCGGTGCAGACGATCTCGAGCCCTCTCTCGAGACGCTGACGACCGATGGCCACTGGCAACCGGGCTTTCATCCGCTCGCCGCCCGAATCATCATGGAAGATGATGCCACCGAGATGAGTGTGCATTTCCTGCCCTCTGAAGGTGTCTGGCTCGCGCTGTATTCCTACCCGAGCGTGAAGGGTGACTTTCCCGAGCAGCGCCCTTCCGACAGGGTCTGGTTCCGAACCGCAGCGTCGCTCTCCGGCCCCTGGTCTCCAAGGCGCCCGCTGTTCCAGGTTCCTGAACTCGATCCGAACGGGGTCGATGATGTCGACCCCCACACCGCCTGCTACGCCGCGAAGGCCCACCCCCAGCTCTCGGTGCCGGGCAGCGTGGTGTTCACCTACGTGTGCAACCTGTTCGCCGGGCCGGGCGGAGATGTCGGGGTGTTGCTGGACCGACTCGTCGAGGATCTCGAGGTCTATCGTCCGATCCCGGTCGAGGTCGATTTGCCGCCCGATCTCTCCCGGGAAGGCCATGACTGAGCCTGCCCTTCGAGGATTCTCCTCTCCTCTACTTCGGGATCGGCAAGATCATCCTTACGCGTTGCTGGTACGCGCGGTAGTCGTCGCCGTGCAGCTCGACGAGCGTCCGTTCCTCGATGTACAGGGCGAGCAGGATGTAGACCGTGCAGACGGCCGCGAAGAAGAAGCGTGACATCGTCATCACCGGTGCCGCCCAGAACGTCACCAGGAAGCCCAGCATCAGCGGATGGCGGACGACCTTGTAGAGCAGATGCTCCTTGAACTCGGGGCCGGTGTAGGGGCGCCCCGTCGCGTAGAAGAACGTCTGCTTGAGGCCGAAGAGGTCGAAGTGATCGATCAGGAAGGTCGAGAGCAGCACGATTCCCCAACCGATGAAGAAGAGGACCATCAAGGCCGTTGCGGCTGCTCCCTCTACCTCCCAGAGGACGCCCGGGAGTGGACGCCATTGCCAGACCATCGCGATCAGGATCAGGTTGGTGACGAGGACGAAGAGGCTGCGCTCGGTCGCCGCGGGAATGAAGCGAATCAGCCACTTCTTGAATCCGGACCGCGCCATGACCGTGTGCTGGATCGCGAACAGGCCGAGCAGCCCCAGGTTGATCAGCACGGCCTGGAAGACGGGCCCCTGGACACCGGAGTCGATCGTCTTGGGAACGATGAAGCCTCCGATGAAGCCGATCAGATAGAGGAAGACCCCCAGGAAGAGGACGTAGGTGAAGACACCAAAGGCCAGCACGAGGCTGCGCGGGATCGCGCCGCTCTCGGTCACCGGGATTTCGTAGGCAGGACTTCCGGACATGTCGGGCTCCCTTCGAATCGTTCGGGCCCATGGCCTGCGGCCCATTGTAGGCGCGTCGCCCGGCGAATGAACAGCTCGTTTCCACGGGCGTCCGCCGACCTCGTGGAACCCGACGCTGTCCTGACGAGGCCTCGGGTGGCCTCAAGCGAGATGACGCTCGAAGAAGCCCAGCATTCGTCGCCAGCTATCGCGGGCCGCTTCATCGTCGTAGCCGGTGTGCATCGGGGAGATGGCACCGAGTCGGGTCAGGATGGGCCCATGATGGCTCATGTAGCTATGCCCCGCAGTTGGATACGTGACCACGTCATGCTCGACGCCCAGATCGTCGAGCATCCCGTCGAGTCGCTCGCCGACGGATCCGAACACACGGTCGCGGGCGCCGAAGCCGCCAACCACCGGGCATGTTCCCTCGAGGTCCTCCTTGCGGCGGGGGGCGTCGCAGTAGAAGGCCGCCGCCGCTCCGAGAGGCGCACGAACCGCAAGCATCAAGGCGAATCCCCCGCCCATACAGAAGCCCGCCACACCGACCCGGCTCGCGTCGACGTCCGGACGTTCTGCGAGCCAGGCACGAGCCGCTTTGAGGGAGGCGAGTGCCGGGCCTTCGCGCCTGGCGAGTGTCCGGAGGGTTCGCATTACACAGCGCGGGCGGGATCCCGCCCCGCTGTAGAGATTGGGCGCCAGTGCGACATAGCCTGCCTTGGCAAACCGCTCGGTGATGTTCCGCATGTCGTCACCGAGCCCGATGATCTCGTGAATCACGAGGAGCGCCGGGGCCGGGCATTCGGCCGCCTCCGGCAGCGCCAGGAAGCCGCGCATCTTTTCCTTCGTTCCCGCCTCGAACTCGACTTCCTCGGACATGCTCGTTCTCCCGGCCGTTCTTCGCTGCGGGCTCCATCGGGGACCCAACTCTGGCACCGAAGTCGGGCGAGCGCACGCTGCCTGTAGGAATCCATTCGGGGGCGAGAGGGACTTCTTCGTGTACGCTGCTCCTTCCGAATCGATAGGAGGCCGCGCAGGACCCCATGAACGTCAAGGCAGCCGCCCCGCCGGAACCCCCCGCCGATGGCGCGGTCGAGTTCTCGGAGACCGTCGAGATCGCGGCGGATGCTGCTCGGGTGTGGAGCGCCCTGACGGTCCCGTCGGAAGTCGTCCTCTGGGACACCGGGGTGGTGCGTCCTCTCGAGATTGCGAGCGATTACCCGCAGCCGGGGCAGGCGACTCGCTGGCGCTATGAGCTGGGGCCGCTTCGCCTGACCCTCCGCGATTTCCCGGTCGAAGTCGTCGAAAACCAGACCTTCCGCTCATTGATCCGCCTGGGGCCCTTTTGTTTCGATGAGACGTACAGCCTCCACGAGACCGCCCGGGAAGATGGAGCAGCGAAGACGCGGCTGAAGGCGAAGCTCGTGCTGTGGAGTGAGGTTCCGCTGCTGGGGAGTCTGCTCACCCGATGGGTCGGCCGTCCAACTGCAGCCTCCGTGGTTCGGCACTCCCTGGAGGCGATTCGTGCGCATTGCGAGGCGCGCAACTGAAGAGCGAGCACCGTCGGCGCCCCGGGCTGGCGCGTTTCCTAGACTCGTCGGCTCGAACGAAGCGTCGACCATCACGAACGAGGAGGCTGTCATGCAGTCGAGTTCCCGAAGAACCCGCTACACCCGGGCTGTCCTGATCGCAATCGCGAGTCTGGGGCTGTGCGTCGGCGGGCTTGCCGAAGGGACCTTCTCGCCGGATCAGGTGGAGGGCCCGTTCACATGGGGCAGCGTCTCCAACGTCACTCACCTGAGCCATCTCTGGTTCGCCGGCCAGCCCGATCAAGCGGGGATCGAGAAGGCGAAGGCCGAAGGCATCGCGGTGGTGATCAATCTGCGCGACCCCTCGGAGCATGCCTGGGACGAGAAGTCCGCCGTCGAGGCGCTGGGAATGACCTACTACAACGTGCCGGTTCGCGGCGTTCCCTTCGACAAGGCGGCGTTCGCGGAGATCGAAACTCTCGTGAAGCAACATCACGGTGAAGAGATTCTCGTACATTGCGCAAGCTCCAATCGCGTGGGCGGCTGGCTCGCGACCCACCTGGTGGGCAGCCACGGGATGAGCGCTGATGAAGCGATCGCGGTGGGCCGGCGAGCCGGGATCACCAAGGAGCCGATCGCCGAGGCCGTCCGGGCGTTCGTGGGGCCCTAGCGGGAACGTCTCTGCATCCATCTCGACTGAATTCAGTTTCAGAAGAAGTTGAATTTGGATTCAATTCGAACTAGGCTTCCGTGACCGCCGAATTCCGCGGCGGACCACGGAGGCAAGATCATGGCGAACCCGAACGTTCTCCAATCGAAGAGTGTCCACCACGTCGCCTATACGACCCGCGACGCAGAAGCGACCTACGAGTTCTACACGCAGAAACTCGGGATGCCGCTGCTCCGCACCGAGAACCACAAGCAGGGCGATGGCTACTTCCGGCATTTCTTCTTCGGAATGGGGGGAGGTGAGGCCATCGCCTTCTTCCAGGTCGATGGCGTCGGCGAGGAGCCGGATTTCAAGACCGAGATCTCGACCGGTCTCGGGCTTCCGCCCTGGGCGAATCACATCGCCTTTCGCCTCGATACCCTCGAAGAGCTCGAAGCCATGACGAAGCGGATGCATGAGCGTGGCATCGAGCAGATCATGCAGGTCGACCACGGTTGGTGTACGTCGATCTACACGATGGATCCCAACGGCATCATGGTGGAGTTCTGCGTCACGACGGATGCGAAGCACTTCGAGCAGACCGAGGAGGAAGCCCTGCGGTTGCTCCGTCTGCCCGCCAACGAGATCCCGGAAGAGGAACGGAAAGAGACGTCCATCGGGAAGCTCGTCTAGGTCTTCGTCGTGGGCACCGGGGAACCGCTGGCATCGGGACATACCGAATCACCTGAGCTCCCGGCGGACGGCACGTTGTTGACGGCTCGCGGAGTTCGTAGCAGAGCGGCGCTTCTTGCGGCTGCACGCCAGCTCTTCCAACGCCAGGGTTACGCGAACACCAAGATCGCGGATATCACCCGGGAAGCGGGCCGCGCGTTGGGCTCTTTCTATACCTACTTCGCCAACAAGGAAGAGGTATTGGAGCAGATGGCGGAGGATTTCAAGGCGGAAATCGAC
The window above is part of the bacterium genome. Proteins encoded here:
- a CDS encoding IS1595 family transposase, which gives rise to MEFPATLVEFMEQFPDEDACRAYLEEMRWPNGFVCPRCEGTDFSSITSRRLRQCTTCRYQVSVTAGTAFHATQTSLRKWFLAIFFLARHKQGISALQLQRDLGLGSYQTAWTMLHKLRSGLGRRTGELLKGAVETDETFVGGSRSGGKRGRGAPNKSIVVVMVEQLEHSAGSAVLETIPDASWKSLGPAVRGAIEEAKTTVMTDDWSGYWPLAAAGVDHEATTLGSPEAAGEVLPWAHTIISNLKAWLVGTFHGVSHKHLDGYLREFTYRLNRRWTEDKLFYYLTRRAVEGSPLPYHRLTAEPIG
- a CDS encoding AMP-binding protein, with amino-acid sequence MSLRGTGRGGPLLRTLETFQVLGDSGFLSPRFLGSLLPAARKFGSTTAAGFSAAAARHPDLPAVIDEAGTMTFKELDESTNAIARGLRAAGVGPGDGVGLFARNHRGFVQAQIALDKLGANTLLLNTGFASPQLKEVCAREGTRVLLYDEEFRGIVEGGAADHVGFLTWKDSPDVSDKTIQHLADAHDTGPIDPPSEPGRTTILTSGTTGTPKGAQRKMKRQGVDSLVGLFGRMPLRTGTRNLIVAPTFHSWGGMHLLLASQLGCTAVLRRRFDPEDTLAAIQEHRPQILAVVPVMMQRILALGDDVIGRYDTSSLEAVCASGSALPGELALRWMNTFGDNIYNLYGSTEVAQASIAMPDELRSAPGTAGRPPRGVTIRILDSEGRDVPQGETGRIFVGNDNQFDGYTGGGNKEIIDGLMSSGDVGHFDENGLLFVDGRDDDMIISGGENVFPREVEDLLADHEDVVEAAVLGVPDDEFGQRLKGFVVLREGAKADEAALKGYVKTHLARYKVPRDIVFLDALPRNPTGKVLKRALAE
- a CDS encoding amidohydrolase family protein is translated as MLDLVIKGATIVDGTGAPKETGDLGIQDGLIVARGQVTEAAHETVQADGALAAPGWVDVHTHYDGQVTWDDQMDPSASHGVTTVVMGNCGVGFAPVAPGGEDELIELMEGVEDIPGTALHEGMPWGAWETFPEYLDFLASREYAIDVGAQLAHGSLRNYVMGQRGRDNEDPTADDLKRMVDMVEEAMRAGALGFSTSRTIGHRSMAGVPVPGTFAETEELLAFAEAMKRVGSGVFELIPASTIGKLDTLGGEKFSLEQEFELIKKIGRASERPVTFTTVQIMDFPDTWESYLKQSAEENAKGSNLRPQVASRPIGFVTSLQTYHMFQRRETYLKLADLPLAERVREMKKPEVKAAILADADVPVGDPGAMANIHLLLQQVASFLFPLTIPMDYEPDPSKMLGGAAAAAGQAIDEFLYDFLLEEGGNRFAILLGSNYLAFNHDAIRKMLTDPNTVVGLSDAGAHVNLIFDAVAPTYQLVHWARDRARGESLPLEFVVEKQTRNNAELYGLKDRGSLEIGKRADINLIDFENLSLGELEVRSDLPAGGQRILQPATGYLATFVKGVKTRENDSDTGARPGRLVRAQA
- a CDS encoding short-chain fatty acid transporter, with translation MARPFVAFVERFYPDSFVFAILLTGVTFALAIGLTETSSLEALEIWGNGLKGLLPFITQIALTLLCAHSLAHTDLVRTALDRMARWPRTERQAYAWVAIVAGVGSLIAWSLGLVVGALIALGVARAGRARGLRLHFPLLVASAYGGFVVWHMGYSSSAALFVATPGHALESMAGVIPVTETIFAPWNLALAAITVAVVANVCAGLAPRETKPLEWVGSPTAPEPAEPDRSTLGRRLENARWISSGMGALLLAYLFTWFRSRGLELTLDVVNWSFLGLGLVLARSPIHYVALVQSASRTLGPIILQYPFYAGIMALMTGTSLVHLFSDGFVALASPETLGFWAFVSGGALNFFVPSGGGQWAVQGPIFIEAAQKLGVEAPVVVMGVAYGDQWTNLIQPFWTLPLLAIAGLRSQAIMGYCFVIFLVTFALFGGGLLLVGSGA
- a CDS encoding DUF4185 domain-containing protein, translating into MRVVCDRFVKAGLARLLLVAFGLSGCLSPAQPPAPSRCEPAFPFRQGWLGGDAAFSVPLGGHRSLWLFGDTFVGEPGQASRRGARFIHNSIALSECDSEGQWSIDYRWGTGPDGATAFFDRGEAGKWWWLFDGFSYGGHLYVGLLEAEATLPRGPLAMPFGFTGVELARISNPEEDPSVWQFERLRLSRSPLALPASAMVAHGAHVYFFTFLDRQARSYPRILVRLPLASLDSGADDLEPSLETLTTDGHWQPGFHPLAARIIMEDDATEMSVHFLPSEGVWLALYSYPSVKGDFPEQRPSDRVWFRTAASLSGPWSPRRPLFQVPELDPNGVDDVDPHTACYAAKAHPQLSVPGSVVFTYVCNLFAGPGGDVGVLLDRLVEDLEVYRPIPVEVDLPPDLSREGHD
- a CDS encoding isoprenylcysteine carboxylmethyltransferase family protein, producing MPRSLVLAFGVFTYVLFLGVFLYLIGFIGGFIVPKTIDSGVQGPVFQAVLINLGLLGLFAIQHTVMARSGFKKWLIRFIPAATERSLFVLVTNLILIAMVWQWRPLPGVLWEVEGAAATALMVLFFIGWGIVLLSTFLIDHFDLFGLKQTFFYATGRPYTGPEFKEHLLYKVVRHPLMLGFLVTFWAAPVMTMSRFFFAAVCTVYILLALYIEERTLVELHGDDYRAYQQRVRMILPIPK
- a CDS encoding dienelactone hydrolase family protein, giving the protein MSEEVEFEAGTKEKMRGFLALPEAAECPAPALLVIHEIIGLGDDMRNITERFAKAGYVALAPNLYSGAGSRPRCVMRTLRTLARREGPALASLKAARAWLAERPDVDASRVGVAGFCMGGGFALMLAVRAPLGAAAAFYCDAPRRKEDLEGTCPVVGGFGARDRVFGSVGERLDGMLDDLGVEHDVVTYPTAGHSYMSHHGPILTRLGAISPMHTGYDDEAARDSWRRMLGFFERHLA
- a CDS encoding VOC family protein, which codes for MANPNVLQSKSVHHVAYTTRDAEATYEFYTQKLGMPLLRTENHKQGDGYFRHFFFGMGGGEAIAFFQVDGVGEEPDFKTEISTGLGLPPWANHIAFRLDTLEELEAMTKRMHERGIEQIMQVDHGWCTSIYTMDPNGIMVEFCVTTDAKHFEQTEEEALRLLRLPANEIPEEERKETSIGKLV